In Bacillus cytotoxicus NVH 391-98, the following are encoded in one genomic region:
- the mscL gene encoding large conductance mechanosensitive channel protein MscL encodes MWNEFKKFALKGNVMDLAVGVVIGGAFGKIVSSLVSDVIMPLVGLLLGGVNFTGLSFTFGKAVVKYGAFIQTVVDFLIIAFSIFLFIKLFNKLTFKKEEEKKEEVPEPTKEEVLLGEIRDLLKQQNASKDRA; translated from the coding sequence ATGTGGAATGAGTTTAAAAAGTTCGCTTTAAAAGGGAACGTCATGGATTTAGCTGTCGGGGTTGTAATTGGTGGTGCGTTTGGTAAGATCGTTTCTTCATTAGTAAGTGATGTGATCATGCCATTAGTTGGATTACTACTTGGTGGAGTAAACTTCACAGGACTTTCCTTTACATTTGGAAAAGCTGTAGTAAAATATGGTGCATTTATTCAAACTGTTGTTGATTTCTTAATCATTGCATTCTCAATCTTCTTATTCATTAAATTATTCAATAAGTTAACATTCAAAAAAGAAGAAGAAAAGAAAGAAGAAGTACCAGAACCAACCAAAGAAGAAGTTCTTCTTGGCGAAATTCGCGATTTATTGAAACAACAAAATGCTTCTAAAGATCGAGCATAA
- a CDS encoding DUF3917 domain-containing protein: MIILWIITLCMTAFFAYMTLKQTGLKRFVPGSILAGIALITYVSSIFIEHVSAEWSTNFVFIGITLFAGSMMVLMVAGIVFFIHMNSETL, from the coding sequence ATGATCATTCTTTGGATTATTACGCTTTGTATGACTGCTTTTTTTGCTTATATGACGTTAAAACAAACTGGTTTAAAGCGATTTGTTCCAGGAAGTATTCTTGCCGGAATCGCCCTTATCACATATGTATCTTCTATTTTCATTGAACATGTTTCAGCGGAATGGAGTACAAACTTTGTATTTATCGGCATTACATTATTTGCTGGTAGTATGATGGTATTAATGGTTGCTGGTATTGTTTTTTTTATTCATATGAATTCTGAAACGTTATAA
- the ccpA gene encoding catabolite control protein A gives MNVTIYDVAREANVSMATVSRVVNGNPNVKPTTRKKVLEAIDRLGYRPNAVARGLASKKTTTVGVIIPDISNTFYAELARGIEDIATMYKYNIILSNSDQNKEKEFHLLNTMLGKQVDGIVFMGEDITDIHVEEFKKSPVPIVLAASFDEKNETPSVNIDYTQAAYDAIKYFLEKGHKRIGFVSGPFVDKAGSAKKLQGYKKALEETGISYDEKLVIDGDYTYDSGLEAFEKLWALDQKPTAIFVSSDEMALGVIHAAQDAGLRVPEDVEVLGFDNTRLALMVRPQLSTVVQPMYDIGAVAMRLLTKYMNKEKVEDHTVILPHRIQFRNSTK, from the coding sequence ATGAACGTAACAATCTATGATGTAGCGCGTGAAGCGAATGTTTCAATGGCAACTGTATCACGTGTTGTAAACGGTAATCCAAATGTAAAGCCTACAACAAGAAAGAAAGTATTAGAAGCAATTGACCGCTTAGGATATCGTCCAAATGCGGTAGCGCGTGGTTTAGCAAGTAAAAAAACAACTACAGTAGGGGTTATTATTCCTGATATCTCCAATACATTCTATGCAGAACTTGCACGTGGGATTGAAGATATTGCAACAATGTACAAATATAATATTATTTTAAGTAACTCGGATCAAAATAAAGAAAAAGAGTTCCACTTATTAAATACAATGCTAGGTAAACAAGTAGATGGGATTGTATTCATGGGTGAGGATATTACAGATATTCATGTCGAAGAATTTAAAAAATCTCCAGTACCGATTGTATTAGCGGCATCATTTGATGAGAAGAATGAAACGCCATCAGTAAATATTGATTATACACAAGCAGCTTATGATGCAATAAAGTATTTCTTAGAAAAAGGTCATAAGCGAATTGGTTTCGTATCAGGTCCTTTCGTTGATAAGGCAGGAAGCGCAAAGAAATTACAAGGGTATAAAAAAGCTTTAGAGGAAACTGGTATTTCATATGATGAAAAACTTGTAATTGATGGAGATTACACATATGATTCAGGTTTAGAAGCATTTGAAAAACTTTGGGCACTTGATCAAAAACCAACAGCAATTTTCGTGTCTTCCGATGAAATGGCATTAGGTGTCATCCATGCAGCACAAGACGCTGGCTTACGTGTACCAGAAGATGTAGAAGTGCTTGGATTTGACAATACACGCCTTGCATTAATGGTGCGCCCACAGCTTTCAACAGTCGTACAACCAATGTATGACATCGGTGCAGTAGCGATGCGTTTACTTACAAAATATATGAATAAAGAAAAAGTAGAAGATCATACAGTTATCTTACCTCATCGCATTCAATTTAGAAATTCGACGAAGTAA
- a CDS encoding bifunctional 3-deoxy-7-phosphoheptulonate synthase/chorismate mutase gives MASQELDRLRSQIDEINMQMLELLNERGRLVQEVGKVKEEQGIMKFDPVRERNMLDLIAQHNNGPFETSTLQHIFKQIFQMSLELQEDDHRKALLVSRKKKPEDTIVTIKGERIGDGNPHFIMGPCAVESYEQVRQVAEAIKEQGLKLMRGGAFKPRTSPYDFQGLGLEGLQILRQVADEYDLAVISEILNPNDMEMALDYVDVIQIGARNMQNFELLKAAGAVKKPVLLKRGLSATIEEFIYAAEYIMAQGNGDIILCERGIRTYEKATRNTLDISAVPILKKETHLPVVVDVTHSTGRRDLLLPTAKAAMAIGADAVMAEVHPDPAVALSDSAQQMDIPEFNEFMKELKAFRGRS, from the coding sequence ATGGCATCACAAGAATTAGATCGTTTACGTTCTCAAATTGATGAAATAAATATGCAAATGTTAGAGCTTTTAAATGAAAGGGGCCGTCTTGTTCAAGAAGTCGGTAAAGTAAAAGAAGAGCAAGGGATTATGAAATTTGATCCTGTACGTGAAAGAAATATGCTCGATTTAATTGCACAACATAATAATGGCCCGTTTGAAACATCAACACTTCAACATATTTTTAAACAAATTTTTCAGATGAGCTTAGAGTTACAAGAAGATGATCATCGCAAGGCGCTTCTTGTTTCTCGTAAGAAAAAGCCAGAGGATACAATTGTTACGATTAAAGGTGAGAGAATTGGTGATGGGAATCCGCACTTTATTATGGGACCATGTGCTGTAGAGAGTTATGAACAAGTGCGTCAAGTAGCGGAAGCGATAAAGGAACAAGGATTAAAATTAATGCGCGGTGGTGCATTTAAACCTCGTACATCTCCTTACGATTTCCAAGGTCTTGGTTTAGAGGGATTACAAATTTTGCGACAAGTTGCCGATGAATATGATTTAGCTGTCATTAGCGAAATTTTAAATCCAAACGATATGGAAATGGCTCTTGATTATGTAGATGTAATTCAAATTGGGGCTCGCAATATGCAAAACTTTGAACTATTAAAAGCTGCCGGTGCTGTAAAGAAACCAGTATTATTAAAACGAGGTTTATCAGCTACTATTGAAGAATTTATTTATGCCGCAGAATATATTATGGCACAAGGGAATGGAGATATTATTTTATGTGAACGAGGCATTCGAACGTATGAGAAGGCAACTCGTAACACGCTAGATATTTCCGCTGTGCCGATTTTGAAGAAGGAGACACATTTACCTGTTGTAGTAGATGTAACGCATTCTACAGGGCGCCGTGACCTTCTATTACCAACTGCAAAAGCAGCAATGGCAATCGGTGCTGATGCTGTTATGGCTGAAGTGCATCCGGATCCAGCTGTTGCATTATCGGATTCAGCACAGCAAATGGATATTCCGGAGTTTAATGAGTTTATGAAAGAACTAAAAGCGTTTCGTGGTAGATCGTAA
- the ytxJ gene encoding bacillithiol system redox-active protein YtxJ has translation MSMKKIETIEEFEALVETAEPYILFKHSTTCPISQGAYTEFQAYCKENDETAAYYLYIQDARDVSNRIAEHFGITHESPQVLYIKDGMAVWHTSHWNIKKEVLKENVK, from the coding sequence ATGAGCATGAAAAAAATCGAAACAATAGAAGAGTTTGAAGCATTAGTAGAAACAGCGGAACCATACATTTTGTTTAAACATAGTACAACATGCCCAATTAGCCAAGGAGCATATACGGAATTTCAAGCTTATTGTAAGGAGAACGATGAAACTGCCGCATATTACTTATACATACAGGATGCACGAGATGTTTCCAATCGCATTGCTGAACATTTTGGGATTACACATGAATCACCACAAGTGTTATACATAAAAGATGGTATGGCGGTATGGCATACATCGCATTGGAATATTAAAAAAGAAGTACTGAAAGAGAACGTCAAGTAA
- a CDS encoding DUF948 domain-containing protein, with the protein MYNRRKYEKDKGSDEMQVLLYVSAAIIAVAFAVLVIYACRTLLSLQKTLENVASTLEGLEKQMQGISVETEQLLHKTNALADDIQQKSQSLNKVVEGVDGIGTTIHSLNTKLRNVSNSVTNEIENNADKVAQVVQWSSAAIEVYNHFRATRHEKKREKEERKLEKVEKKEKRSRLPIRMKGE; encoded by the coding sequence TTGTATAATAGGAGAAAGTATGAAAAAGATAAAGGAAGTGATGAGATGCAAGTTCTTTTATACGTAAGTGCAGCTATTATCGCAGTAGCATTTGCTGTATTGGTAATTTATGCATGTAGAACGTTATTATCATTACAGAAAACGCTAGAAAATGTTGCGAGTACACTAGAGGGATTAGAAAAGCAAATGCAAGGAATAAGCGTAGAAACAGAGCAGTTATTACATAAAACAAATGCATTAGCTGATGATATTCAACAAAAGTCACAATCATTAAATAAAGTAGTAGAAGGCGTAGATGGAATTGGAACGACAATTCATTCTTTAAATACGAAACTTCGTAATGTATCAAATTCAGTTACAAATGAAATTGAAAATAATGCAGATAAAGTTGCTCAAGTTGTTCAATGGAGCAGTGCAGCGATTGAAGTGTACAATCATTTCCGTGCTACCCGACATGAGAAAAAAAGAGAAAAAGAAGAGAGAAAGTTAGAGAAGGTAGAAAAGAAAGAAAAGCGTTCGAGACTGCCGATCCGTATGAAAGGTGAGTAA
- a CDS encoding aminopeptidase, giving the protein MKDPRIEKLAYNLINYSIRLQKGEKVLIENFGLQRELVTALVKEAYAAGGFPFVSLKDHAVDRSLLMGATEEHFEQIAAYEASVMKDMDAYIGLRSGDNINEQADVPSERMKIHGQTVGKKVHRDIRVPKTRWVVLRYPNASMAQLAKMSTEAFEDFYFEVCNLDYGKMDKAMDSLVELMNKTDKVRLTGPGTDLTFSIKDIPAIKCSGHLNIPDGEVYSAPVRNSVNGTISYNTPSPYNGYTFENVQLKFKDGKIIEATANDTDRINKIFDTDEGARYVGEFAIGVNPYILHPMGDILFDEKIDGSFHFTPGQAYDDAWNGNNSNIHWDLVCIQRPEYGGGEIYFDDVLIRKDGRFVVPELEALNPENLK; this is encoded by the coding sequence ATGAAAGATCCACGTATTGAAAAATTAGCATACAATTTAATTAACTACTCGATTCGCTTACAAAAAGGCGAAAAAGTATTAATTGAAAACTTTGGCTTGCAAAGAGAACTTGTAACTGCACTTGTAAAAGAAGCATATGCAGCTGGCGGGTTTCCATTTGTCTCTTTAAAAGATCACGCGGTAGATCGCTCTTTATTAATGGGTGCTACAGAAGAACATTTCGAACAAATTGCAGCATATGAAGCAAGCGTAATGAAAGATATGGACGCTTATATCGGTCTTCGCTCTGGCGATAACATTAATGAACAAGCTGACGTTCCAAGTGAACGAATGAAAATCCACGGTCAAACAGTTGGTAAGAAAGTTCATAGAGATATCCGCGTTCCAAAAACACGCTGGGTTGTTCTGCGCTACCCAAATGCGTCTATGGCGCAACTTGCAAAAATGAGTACAGAAGCGTTTGAAGACTTCTACTTCGAAGTATGTAACTTAGATTACGGTAAAATGGACAAAGCGATGGATAGCCTTGTTGAACTGATGAACAAAACAGATAAAGTTCGCTTAACTGGTCCTGGAACTGATTTAACATTCTCTATTAAAGACATTCCAGCTATTAAATGCTCTGGTCATTTAAATATTCCGGATGGCGAAGTATACTCTGCACCAGTTCGCAATTCTGTTAATGGTACAATCTCTTATAACACACCATCACCATATAATGGTTATACATTCGAAAACGTACAGCTGAAATTTAAGGATGGAAAAATTATTGAAGCAACTGCAAATGATACAGATCGCATTAATAAAATTTTCGATACAGATGAAGGTGCACGTTACGTTGGCGAATTTGCAATCGGCGTAAACCCATACATCCTTCATCCAATGGGTGACATTCTATTTGATGAAAAAATCGACGGTAGCTTCCATTTCACACCTGGACAAGCATATGATGATGCATGGAACGGGAACAACTCTAACATCCATTGGGATTTAGTATGCATTCAGCGTCCAGAATACGGCGGCGGTGAAATTTACTTTGACGACGTATTAATTCGTAAAGATGGTCGTTTCGTTGTACCTGAATTAGAAGCGTTAAACCCAGAGAACTTAAAATAG
- a CDS encoding PH domain-containing protein → MEISIQRSKLIMIVVILMFIIMVVYPIMLFVMNKENWGTALIGMGICFIVNVPLVWEVFIKKHIVKNGVLKYGILNDDIVLSDVRVVRQVGKSLEITTNQYKVHMIAMPTDMNQLLALIEKENPQVKIEMN, encoded by the coding sequence ATGGAAATTTCTATTCAAAGAAGCAAACTGATTATGATTGTTGTCATTCTAATGTTCATTATTATGGTTGTTTATCCCATTATGCTGTTTGTGATGAATAAAGAGAATTGGGGGACAGCATTAATTGGAATGGGAATTTGTTTTATTGTCAATGTTCCGCTCGTCTGGGAAGTCTTTATAAAAAAACATATTGTGAAAAATGGTGTACTGAAGTATGGGATATTGAATGATGATATTGTGTTATCAGATGTAAGAGTGGTACGCCAAGTTGGGAAATCTCTTGAAATTACAACGAATCAATATAAAGTACATATGATTGCAATGCCAACAGATATGAATCAGTTATTAGCATTGATTGAGAAAGAGAATCCACAGGTGAAAATAGAGATGAATTGA
- a CDS encoding GNAT family N-acetyltransferase, whose product MFTLRVDDEIELQLLEKHHKEELYQLINQNRNHLRRWLPWVDGTKSADAYDDIFPRWLKKFAEGGGFESGIRYKGKLVGMVSIHPVSWEKKAASLGYYLAEEAEGKGIITRSVKAVLRYGFEDLKLNKMEIHCGVQNKKNRAVPERLGFRLDGILREEEWLYDHFHDIAVYSLLASEWKKIR is encoded by the coding sequence ATGTTCACACTCCGAGTAGATGACGAAATTGAACTACAATTATTAGAGAAGCATCATAAAGAAGAGTTATATCAATTAATAAATCAAAACCGTAATCATTTAAGAAGATGGCTTCCTTGGGTAGATGGCACGAAATCGGCTGATGCGTATGATGACATTTTTCCGAGGTGGTTAAAGAAATTTGCAGAGGGAGGTGGTTTTGAAAGTGGTATACGTTATAAAGGAAAGCTTGTTGGGATGGTAAGCATTCATCCAGTGAGCTGGGAGAAGAAAGCGGCGAGTCTTGGGTATTACCTTGCAGAAGAGGCAGAGGGGAAAGGGATTATAACGAGAAGTGTAAAAGCGGTACTTCGCTATGGCTTTGAAGATTTAAAACTAAATAAAATGGAAATTCATTGTGGAGTACAAAATAAGAAAAACCGTGCGGTTCCGGAACGACTTGGGTTTCGATTAGATGGTATTTTACGAGAGGAAGAATGGTTGTATGACCATTTTCATGATATAGCAGTCTATAGCTTGTTAGCTTCAGAGTGGAAGAAAATCCGATGA
- the murC gene encoding UDP-N-acetylmuramate--L-alanine ligase, whose protein sequence is MTVYHFVGIKGTGMSSLAQILHDMKNTVQGSDYEKRFFTQVALEKRGISILPFDKNNIKEGQVIIAGNAFPDTHEEIMAAKELNIPVHRYHHFLGNLMSQYTSVAVTGAHGKTSTTGLLAHVMQGANPTSYLIGDGTGHGVENSKYFAFEACEYRRHFLSYYPDYAIMTNIDFDHPDYFADINDVFHAFQEMALQVKKGIIACGDDEELQKIQAKVPVIFYGFGEDNDFQARNIQKRTDGTVFDVFVRNTYYETFKITGYGNHSVLNALAVIALCHYENIDVEVVKHQLTTFEGVKRRFNEKTVRDQVIIDDYAHHPTEINATIEAAHQKYPEREIIAIFQPHTFSRTETFLDEFAESLSKADQVYLCDIFGSARENKGELTIEDLQKRIDGAELITDTTTDILKKHKNGVLIFMGAGDIQKFEAAYIKEVQVAEK, encoded by the coding sequence ATGACAGTTTACCATTTTGTAGGAATTAAAGGAACAGGAATGAGTTCATTAGCACAAATTCTTCATGACATGAAGAATACTGTTCAAGGTTCTGATTATGAAAAGCGTTTCTTCACACAAGTAGCATTGGAAAAGCGTGGTATTTCAATCCTTCCTTTTGATAAAAACAATATTAAAGAAGGACAAGTGATTATTGCAGGAAATGCATTTCCTGATACGCATGAAGAAATTATGGCAGCGAAAGAATTAAATATTCCAGTCCATCGTTACCATCACTTTTTAGGAAACCTTATGAGTCAGTATACAAGTGTTGCTGTAACAGGTGCGCATGGAAAAACATCAACAACAGGTTTGTTAGCCCATGTCATGCAAGGTGCTAACCCGACATCTTATCTGATTGGCGATGGAACGGGACATGGGGTAGAAAATAGTAAGTATTTTGCGTTTGAAGCTTGTGAATATCGTCGTCATTTCTTGTCTTACTATCCAGACTATGCAATTATGACAAATATTGACTTTGATCATCCGGATTATTTTGCAGACATTAATGATGTATTTCATGCATTCCAAGAGATGGCACTTCAAGTGAAAAAGGGAATTATTGCATGTGGTGATGATGAAGAACTTCAAAAAATTCAAGCGAAAGTACCTGTTATTTTCTATGGATTTGGTGAAGATAATGATTTCCAAGCTCGTAACATTCAAAAGAGAACAGACGGTACTGTATTTGACGTATTCGTTCGTAATACGTATTATGAAACATTTAAAATTACAGGATACGGAAATCATAGCGTATTAAATGCATTAGCAGTAATAGCGCTTTGCCATTATGAAAATATCGATGTCGAAGTTGTGAAACATCAATTAACAACATTTGAAGGCGTAAAACGTCGCTTTAATGAAAAAACGGTGAGAGACCAAGTCATTATTGATGATTATGCACATCATCCGACAGAAATTAATGCAACGATTGAAGCGGCTCATCAAAAGTATCCAGAGCGTGAAATTATCGCTATCTTCCAGCCGCATACATTTTCACGTACAGAGACGTTTTTAGATGAGTTTGCAGAAAGCCTAAGTAAAGCTGATCAAGTCTATTTATGTGACATTTTTGGATCAGCACGTGAAAACAAAGGTGAATTAACAATTGAAGATTTGCAAAAACGCATTGATGGTGCAGAATTAATTACAGATACAACAACAGATATACTGAAAAAACATAAAAACGGCGTTCTTATTTTTATGGGCGCAGGCGACATTCAAAAATTCGAAGCAGCTTATATAAAAGAAGTGCAAGTTGCTGAGAAGTAA